The proteins below come from a single Serratia ficaria genomic window:
- a CDS encoding YdgH/BhsA/McbA-like domain containing protein — protein MKLLPSIAAVLIAAASFSTFAAPLSSVKQVNSEQASNLQSIGVVSISGVSGSPADAIHALKEKAAADGASHYRIIGLDTPGDSSNWRGNAEIYR, from the coding sequence ATGAAACTATTACCCAGCATCGCAGCAGTCCTGATTGCCGCCGCTTCGTTTTCCACCTTCGCCGCGCCGCTGTCGTCGGTAAAGCAGGTCAACAGCGAGCAGGCCAGCAATCTGCAAAGCATCGGCGTGGTGTCGATCTCCGGCGTCAGCGGTTCACCGGCTGACGCGATCCACGCGCTGAAAGAAAAAGCGGCGGCGGACGGCGCCAGCCATTACCGTATTATCGGTCTGGACACCCCCGGGGATTCCAGCAACTGGCGCGGCAATGCGGAAATTTATCGTTAA
- a CDS encoding helix-turn-helix transcriptional regulator — MQSEALSGPKALGAFLRAHRERITPEMLGLPSAPRRRTSGLRREELAQISGISATWYTWIEQGREVSISPFTLARIAKALRLGHAERHYLFTLARVADPEQEQHQETADSAVLQSVHQMTVPCYLLDPTWNIVAWNPQAEALFSGWLGQANTPNLLHFMFFHPLAKTLVRDWEDRARRIVAEFRAETSHHQNTEEMRALVRNMTHNSEAFNRWWKQHDVLAREGGERAFEHPQQGPLRYRQLTFHPAENPSLKLVMLIPLPQLVTNS, encoded by the coding sequence ATGCAATCCGAAGCCTTATCCGGGCCAAAAGCCCTCGGCGCGTTCCTGCGCGCGCACCGCGAACGCATCACGCCGGAGATGCTGGGGCTGCCCAGCGCCCCGCGTCGCCGCACCAGCGGCCTGCGCCGCGAAGAACTGGCGCAAATCAGCGGCATCAGCGCCACCTGGTATACCTGGATAGAACAGGGCCGCGAGGTGTCCATCTCTCCCTTCACCCTGGCGCGCATCGCCAAGGCGCTGCGTCTCGGGCACGCTGAGCGGCACTACCTGTTCACCCTGGCGCGGGTGGCCGACCCGGAGCAGGAACAACATCAGGAGACGGCCGACAGCGCGGTGCTGCAAAGCGTGCACCAGATGACGGTGCCCTGTTACCTGCTGGACCCGACCTGGAATATCGTCGCCTGGAACCCGCAGGCGGAAGCCTTGTTCAGCGGCTGGCTGGGCCAGGCCAACACGCCCAACCTGTTGCACTTCATGTTCTTTCACCCGCTGGCGAAAACCCTGGTCCGCGACTGGGAAGATCGCGCGCGGCGGATCGTGGCCGAGTTCCGCGCCGAAACCAGCCATCATCAGAATACCGAGGAGATGCGCGCCCTGGTGCGCAATATGACCCACAACAGCGAGGCCTTCAATCGCTGGTGGAAACAGCACGACGTGCTGGCGCGCGAGGGCGGCGAGCGGGCGTTCGAGCACCCTCAGCAGGGGCCGCTGCGCTATCGCCAGCTGACCTTCCACCCGGCGGAAAACCCCAGCCTGAAGCTGGTGATGCTGATCCCTTTGCCGCAATTGGTAACAAATTCATAG
- a CDS encoding low temperature requirement protein A, with protein sequence MSQALLRVRDGRGASVSFSELLFDLIYVFAVTQLSHYLLHHLTPTGALETLLLWFAVWLAWQYTAWVTNWFNPDTRQIRLLLFAIMLLGLFAASALPQAFGERGLIFALFYVAIQVGRSAVVLALLEHGHPLKQNFRRILGWLCIAAVFWIGGGLAEGHARLLLWAIAVLCEYVSPMFGFRLPVLGRSDSGSEWTIEGHHLAERCQLFVIVALGETILITGSTLSEMDAWSAPTLIASLVAFIGSLAMWWVYFDTSSKAGSHAISQAENPGQLGAYFHYVHVALVGAIIVCAVANELVIAHPDGRVQNATAAVLILGPAIYLLANALYKRLVYRRFPLSHLVGLIALALLAPAAYLTDLLMVNGLTTLIMVGVAVWESVSRGRTPRAGGGA encoded by the coding sequence ATGTCGCAAGCCTTACTGCGTGTGCGCGATGGTCGTGGCGCCTCGGTTTCGTTCTCGGAACTGCTCTTCGACCTGATCTACGTTTTTGCCGTTACCCAGCTTTCCCACTATTTGCTGCATCACCTGACGCCCACCGGCGCGCTGGAGACGCTGCTGTTGTGGTTCGCCGTCTGGCTGGCCTGGCAATATACCGCCTGGGTCACCAACTGGTTTAATCCGGATACCCGCCAGATCCGCCTGTTGCTGTTCGCCATCATGCTGCTGGGGCTGTTCGCCGCCTCGGCGCTGCCGCAGGCGTTTGGCGAGCGCGGGCTGATTTTCGCCCTGTTTTACGTGGCGATCCAGGTCGGGCGCTCGGCGGTGGTGCTGGCGCTGCTGGAACACGGCCATCCGCTGAAGCAAAACTTTCGGCGCATTCTCGGCTGGCTGTGCATCGCCGCGGTATTCTGGATCGGCGGCGGGCTGGCGGAAGGCCATGCCCGCCTGCTGCTGTGGGCGATCGCCGTACTGTGCGAATACGTTTCACCGATGTTCGGCTTCCGCCTGCCGGTGCTGGGCCGCTCCGACAGCGGCAGCGAATGGACCATCGAGGGTCACCATCTGGCGGAACGCTGCCAGCTGTTCGTGATCGTCGCGCTGGGGGAAACCATTCTGATCACCGGCTCCACCCTGAGCGAAATGGACGCCTGGAGCGCGCCGACGCTGATCGCGTCGCTGGTGGCCTTTATCGGCAGCCTGGCGATGTGGTGGGTGTATTTCGACACCAGCAGCAAGGCCGGCAGCCACGCCATCAGCCAGGCGGAAAACCCCGGCCAGCTGGGCGCCTATTTCCACTATGTGCACGTGGCCCTGGTCGGGGCGATTATCGTCTGCGCGGTGGCCAACGAACTGGTGATCGCCCATCCAGACGGCAGGGTGCAAAACGCCACGGCGGCGGTGCTGATCCTCGGCCCGGCCATCTATCTGCTGGCCAATGCGTTGTATAAACGGCTGGTGTACCGCCGCTTCCCGCTGTCGCACCTGGTAGGGTTGATCGCGCTGGCGCTGCTGGCACCGGCCGCCTATCTCACCGATCTGCTGATGGTCAACGGCCTCACCACCTTGATCATGGTGGGGGTCGCGGTGTGGGAGAGCGTTTCGCGCGGCAGAACGCCGCGCGCCGGGGGCGGTGCCTGA
- the aqpZ gene encoding aquaporin Z, which produces MSKRLFAEFFGTFWLVFGGCGSAVLAAAFPQLGIGFLGVALAFGLTVVTMAYAVGHISGGHFNPAITVGLFAGGRFAAKDVIPYVIAQVIGGIAAAAVLYLIASGKAGFDVTGGGFASNGYGEHSPGGYSLQSAIVIELVLTAFFLIVIHGVTDKRAPAGFAPLAIGLTLTLIHLISIPVTNTSVNPARSTGVAIFQGTWALQQLWVFWLVPLVGGVIGGLIYRCLLEDKK; this is translated from the coding sequence ATGTCAAAGCGACTTTTTGCTGAATTTTTTGGTACATTTTGGTTGGTGTTCGGTGGTTGCGGCAGCGCTGTATTAGCCGCGGCATTTCCACAACTGGGTATTGGTTTTCTCGGTGTAGCGCTCGCTTTCGGCCTTACCGTGGTTACCATGGCCTATGCCGTTGGCCATATTTCTGGCGGGCACTTTAACCCGGCAATTACCGTGGGGTTATTCGCCGGCGGCCGTTTCGCGGCTAAAGACGTTATTCCTTACGTTATTGCGCAGGTGATTGGCGGTATTGCCGCCGCCGCGGTGCTGTATTTGATCGCCAGCGGTAAAGCAGGATTTGATGTCACCGGCGGCGGCTTTGCTTCCAATGGTTACGGCGAACATTCGCCGGGCGGATATTCGCTGCAATCCGCAATCGTTATTGAATTGGTGCTGACCGCATTCTTCCTGATCGTTATTCACGGCGTTACCGATAAGCGCGCGCCGGCGGGATTCGCGCCATTGGCCATCGGCCTGACGCTGACGCTGATTCACCTGATCAGTATTCCGGTTACCAATACTTCAGTTAACCCGGCGCGCAGCACCGGCGTGGCGATCTTCCAGGGCACCTGGGCATTGCAACAGCTGTGGGTGTTCTGGCTGGTGCCGTTGGTCGGCGGCGTTATCGGCGGCCTGATTTATCGCTGCCTGCTGGAAGACAAAAAGTAA
- a CDS encoding ABC transporter substrate-binding protein, translating into MRNPLIFLLLSLLFGLFPALAKTVTDITGRQVAVPDNPQRIVVGESRMLYTLALLEPGNPAQRIVGWPADLARYDAQSWQLYTQKFPQIAAIPVISGNNFRQVNIESLLQLKPDLVILARYAREDGDQDLLLQALSKAGIAAIYVDLRIDLLHNTVPSVRLLGEVLNRQQRAERFIRFYQQHMAVIQQRLAGYQGPKPKVMLHLHLGRRATCCTTAAHGNLGDLLAFAGGDNIAAASIKGVYGELNPETILTANPDIYIATGMAGPQGKRVSDLRLGPLVTQRDADASFRQLMAKQPLLGSLRAVQNRQAWSIWHNFYLSPYHVVAVEMFAKTFYPDLFADLNPQQTFNQLYQQFLPLPFSGTYWSQLDNE; encoded by the coding sequence ATGCGCAATCCCCTCATTTTCCTGCTGCTTTCCCTGCTGTTTGGCCTTTTCCCCGCCTTGGCGAAAACGGTCACCGACATTACCGGCCGGCAGGTGGCGGTGCCGGACAACCCGCAGCGCATCGTGGTGGGGGAAAGCCGCATGCTGTACACGCTGGCTTTGCTGGAGCCGGGCAATCCGGCGCAGCGCATCGTCGGCTGGCCGGCGGATCTGGCGCGCTACGACGCGCAAAGCTGGCAGCTGTATACGCAAAAGTTTCCGCAGATCGCCGCCATCCCTGTCATCAGCGGCAATAACTTCCGCCAGGTCAATATCGAGAGCCTGCTGCAGCTGAAGCCGGATCTGGTGATCCTGGCGCGCTATGCGCGGGAAGATGGCGACCAGGATCTGCTGCTGCAGGCGCTCAGCAAGGCTGGCATTGCGGCTATCTACGTCGATTTGCGCATCGATCTGTTGCACAACACCGTGCCCAGCGTGCGGCTGCTGGGCGAGGTGCTCAACCGTCAGCAGCGCGCAGAACGGTTCATCCGTTTCTATCAGCAGCACATGGCGGTGATCCAACAACGGCTGGCGGGCTATCAGGGGCCGAAGCCCAAGGTGATGCTGCATCTGCATCTGGGGCGGCGCGCCACCTGCTGCACCACCGCCGCGCACGGCAACCTCGGCGATCTGCTGGCCTTCGCCGGCGGCGATAACATCGCCGCCGCCAGCATCAAAGGGGTGTACGGCGAGCTGAACCCGGAAACCATCCTGACCGCCAACCCCGATATCTATATCGCCACCGGCATGGCCGGGCCGCAGGGCAAGCGGGTCTCCGACCTGCGTTTGGGGCCGCTGGTCACCCAGCGGGACGCCGACGCCAGCTTCCGCCAGCTGATGGCCAAACAGCCGCTGCTCGGCAGCCTGCGGGCGGTGCAAAACCGCCAGGCCTGGAGCATCTGGCACAACTTTTATCTCAGCCCGTACCACGTGGTGGCGGTTGAGATGTTCGCCAAAACTTTTTATCCGGATCTGTTTGCCGACCTCAACCCGCAGCAGACCTTCAACCAGTTGTACCAACAGTTTTTGCCGTTACCTTTTTCAGGGACCTATTGGAGTCAGTTAGATAATGAATAA
- a CDS encoding esterase-like activity of phytase family protein — protein sequence MKIKLSSLLIAALFPVFSHAADIAVARYVVSFPGGERVSYQGEFAKNFPQGLPVGIGSGLVFNGRQGGDLLLTTLTDRGPNADAPKVGEREAKIFANPQFVPLLMDIRIGGGKATAGNPRPLHDERGPIGGLPLPAELIGSTNEVALSDALQRLPSDRRGLDTEGIVGDGQGGYWLCDEYGPFLIHIDGKGKILAKYGPTAQPGEQAVAGGLPNIIKWRQPNRGFEGLTRLPDGRILAAVQSTLDVDGKSKNKAQFTRLVSFDPASGKTAMYGYPIDVDSYKKAKDAKIGDIVALDNQRILLIEQGTNKDRQMINKIYLVDLAQASDLSKFDGQGKALEFDDAKDLARRGVKLAQKRQVADLRKLGWRQEKVEGLALIDDRTLAVINDNDFGLQARLIDPQPQGKKIGDYQLGEQGQLRLEGEKVPSRIELRPLEQPESLSELWVLTLPQALK from the coding sequence ATGAAAATAAAATTGTCCTCGCTGCTCATCGCCGCGCTGTTTCCCGTGTTTTCCCATGCCGCAGACATCGCGGTGGCGCGCTACGTCGTCAGCTTTCCCGGCGGCGAGCGCGTCAGTTATCAGGGTGAGTTCGCCAAAAATTTCCCGCAGGGATTGCCGGTGGGGATCGGCTCCGGCCTGGTGTTCAACGGCAGGCAGGGGGGAGATTTGCTGCTGACGACGTTAACCGATCGCGGCCCCAACGCCGATGCGCCGAAGGTGGGTGAGCGGGAAGCGAAAATTTTCGCCAACCCGCAGTTTGTCCCGTTGCTGATGGATATCCGCATCGGCGGCGGCAAAGCCACCGCAGGCAACCCGCGCCCGCTGCATGATGAGCGGGGGCCGATCGGCGGGCTGCCGTTGCCGGCGGAGCTGATCGGCAGCACCAATGAAGTGGCGCTGAGCGATGCGTTGCAAAGGTTGCCGAGCGACCGCCGCGGCCTGGATACCGAGGGGATTGTCGGCGACGGCCAGGGCGGTTACTGGCTGTGCGATGAATATGGCCCCTTCCTGATCCATATCGACGGCAAGGGCAAGATCCTCGCCAAATATGGCCCGACGGCGCAGCCGGGCGAGCAGGCGGTGGCCGGCGGCCTGCCGAACATCATCAAATGGCGCCAGCCGAACCGCGGCTTTGAAGGGCTAACCCGCCTGCCGGACGGCCGCATTCTGGCGGCGGTGCAGAGCACGCTGGACGTCGACGGCAAAAGCAAGAACAAGGCGCAGTTCACCCGGCTGGTCAGTTTCGATCCGGCCAGCGGCAAGACCGCCATGTACGGTTACCCGATCGATGTCGACAGCTACAAGAAAGCCAAGGACGCCAAGATTGGCGACATCGTCGCGCTGGATAATCAGCGTATTTTATTGATCGAGCAGGGCACGAATAAAGACCGGCAGATGATCAACAAGATCTACCTGGTCGATCTCGCTCAGGCCAGCGACCTGAGCAAATTCGACGGCCAGGGCAAGGCGCTGGAGTTCGATGATGCGAAAGATCTGGCCAGGCGCGGCGTGAAGCTGGCGCAAAAACGGCAAGTGGCCGATCTGCGCAAACTGGGCTGGCGCCAGGAGAAGGTGGAAGGGCTGGCGTTAATCGACGATCGCACGCTGGCGGTGATCAACGACAATGATTTCGGCCTGCAGGCCAGGCTGATTGATCCGCAGCCGCAGGGCAAGAAAATCGGTGATTACCAGTTGGGCGAGCAGGGCCAGCTGCGGCTGGAGGGCGAAAAGGTGCCGAGCCGCATCGAACTGCGGCCGCTGGAGCAGCCGGAATCGCTGAGCGAACTCTGGGTGCTGACGCTGCCCCAGGCGCTGAAGTAA
- a CDS encoding GNAT family N-acetyltransferase: MSLRIIPLTECPQFADVCAAWAFGEWGSQRGGSLDRTRQRFLLCAQASEDHLTLMAVDGERPLGMASLWPSDDRQRMDLSPWLAGVFVHPHHRRRGIAQQLEAEIVRQARRRHHPLLHLITDKSEALYAAWGWRPIERRRQDDGEVVVMEKIL, encoded by the coding sequence ATGAGCCTACGTATTATCCCGCTGACCGAGTGCCCGCAGTTTGCCGACGTTTGCGCCGCCTGGGCCTTTGGCGAATGGGGGTCGCAACGCGGCGGTTCGCTGGACCGCACCCGGCAGCGCTTCCTGCTGTGCGCCCAGGCAAGCGAAGACCACCTGACGCTGATGGCCGTCGACGGCGAACGCCCGCTGGGCATGGCCAGCCTGTGGCCAAGCGACGATCGTCAGCGCATGGACCTGTCCCCCTGGCTGGCCGGGGTGTTTGTGCATCCGCATCATCGCCGGCGGGGCATCGCCCAGCAGCTGGAAGCGGAAATCGTGCGGCAGGCGCGCCGGCGCCATCACCCCCTGCTGCACCTGATCACCGACAAATCCGAGGCGCTGTATGCCGCCTGGGGCTGGCGGCCTATCGAGCGCAGGCGACAAGATGACGGCGAAGTGGTGGTGATGGAGAAAATACTGTAG
- a CDS encoding TonB-dependent siderophore receptor produces the protein MNNNKRRWLSALPLAACAVAPAIAAEKGETLEVVGQQDADGVQSYQPLTSVTGTRSETYLLNVPQAIDVVPPQVIADQAVNSLDEALYNVSGITQANTLGGTQDAVMKRGFGDNRDGSILRDGVRSVQARNFTPTTERVEVLKGPASMLYGMGEPGGMINMITKKPQLQQHTHVEGWGSSFNGGGGQLDVTGPLGTSGFAYRMIVDHDETDYWRNFGRNRQTVIAPSLMWYGESTTVRLAYEHMEYLVPFDRGTIIDSRTGKPVNTPRDRRFDEGYNATRGDQDSVTLQIDRVLNESWKSSLTYAYSRNSYSDNQARATALNPETGVLTRQADATANAVSHANAVQLTLNGDLDWGSVNHQMLFGFDFEDNRTYRGDMIRGKKNSDFNIYHPVYGLMPASTSVSAADSDQRENLTSYGWFMQDSIQLTDKWLVMGGLRYDTFDVFAGKGRPFVTNTDSSDSKLVPRAGVVYKLTPYVSLYSSYTESFKPNSSIATQIGSLPPEQGKSWEVGGKVALPNGVTGTLALFDITKRNVMVSELVDGETVTRTAGRVRSQGVELDVAGNLTDSLSLIGSYAYTDARVVDDPDNKGKEMTNVARHTASLFLTQNLGSPGLYSGDEVRIGAGARYVGRRPGDAANSFYLSNYTVADAFAAYTMPINGYRVKWQLNVKNLFDKTYYPSSGGNLRVAVGEPREVVLRGSIDF, from the coding sequence ATGAATAACAACAAGCGTCGCTGGCTGAGCGCACTGCCGCTGGCGGCCTGTGCGGTTGCGCCGGCGATCGCGGCGGAGAAAGGGGAAACCCTGGAGGTGGTCGGCCAGCAAGACGCCGACGGCGTACAAAGCTATCAGCCGCTGACCAGCGTTACCGGCACCCGCAGCGAAACCTACCTGCTGAACGTGCCGCAGGCCATCGACGTGGTGCCGCCGCAGGTGATTGCCGATCAGGCGGTCAACAGTCTGGATGAGGCGCTGTACAACGTCAGCGGCATCACCCAGGCCAATACGCTGGGCGGCACCCAGGACGCCGTGATGAAGCGCGGTTTCGGCGATAACCGCGACGGCTCGATCCTGCGCGACGGCGTGCGTTCGGTGCAGGCGCGCAACTTTACCCCGACCACCGAACGGGTTGAGGTGCTGAAGGGGCCGGCTTCGATGCTCTACGGCATGGGCGAGCCGGGCGGGATGATCAACATGATCACCAAGAAGCCGCAGCTGCAGCAGCATACCCATGTGGAAGGCTGGGGCAGCAGTTTCAACGGCGGCGGCGGCCAGCTCGACGTGACCGGGCCGCTCGGCACCTCCGGCTTCGCCTACCGGATGATAGTCGATCACGACGAGACCGATTACTGGCGCAACTTCGGCCGCAACCGCCAGACGGTGATCGCGCCCTCGCTGATGTGGTACGGCGAAAGCACCACCGTGCGCCTCGCTTACGAACATATGGAATACCTGGTGCCGTTCGATCGCGGCACCATTATCGATTCGCGCACCGGCAAGCCGGTGAATACGCCGCGCGACCGCCGCTTCGACGAAGGCTATAACGCCACCCGCGGCGATCAGGACAGCGTCACCCTGCAGATTGATCGGGTGCTGAACGAAAGCTGGAAGAGCTCGCTGACCTATGCCTACAGCCGCAACAGCTACAGCGACAATCAGGCGCGCGCCACGGCGCTGAACCCGGAAACCGGCGTGCTGACGCGCCAGGCCGACGCGACCGCCAACGCCGTCAGCCACGCCAATGCGGTGCAGCTGACGCTCAACGGCGACCTCGACTGGGGCAGCGTCAATCACCAGATGCTGTTCGGCTTCGACTTCGAAGACAACCGCACTTACCGCGGCGATATGATCCGCGGCAAGAAAAACAGCGATTTCAACATCTACCACCCGGTCTATGGGCTGATGCCGGCGTCGACCAGCGTCAGCGCGGCCGACAGCGACCAGCGCGAAAATCTCACCAGCTACGGCTGGTTCATGCAGGACTCCATTCAACTGACCGACAAATGGCTGGTGATGGGCGGCCTGCGTTACGATACCTTCGACGTGTTCGCCGGCAAGGGGCGGCCGTTCGTCACCAATACCGACAGCTCGGACAGCAAGCTGGTGCCGCGCGCCGGCGTGGTGTACAAGCTGACGCCTTACGTCTCGCTGTACAGCAGCTATACCGAATCCTTTAAGCCGAACTCTTCCATCGCCACCCAGATCGGCTCGCTGCCGCCGGAACAGGGCAAGTCCTGGGAAGTGGGCGGCAAGGTAGCGCTGCCGAACGGCGTTACCGGCACCCTGGCGCTGTTCGACATCACCAAACGCAACGTGATGGTCAGCGAACTGGTGGATGGCGAAACCGTCACCCGCACCGCCGGCCGCGTGCGTTCGCAGGGCGTGGAGCTGGACGTGGCCGGCAACCTCACCGATTCGCTGAGCCTGATCGGCTCCTATGCCTATACCGACGCGCGGGTGGTGGACGATCCGGACAATAAAGGCAAGGAAATGACCAACGTGGCGCGCCATACCGCCTCGCTGTTCCTGACGCAGAATCTGGGATCGCCGGGCCTGTACAGCGGCGACGAGGTGCGCATCGGCGCCGGCGCGCGCTACGTGGGCCGCCGCCCGGGCGACGCCGCCAACAGCTTCTATCTGAGCAACTACACCGTCGCCGACGCCTTCGCCGCCTATACTATGCCGATCAACGGTTACCGGGTGAAATGGCAGCTGAACGTGAAAAACCTGTTCGACAAGACGTATTACCCTTCCAGCGGCGGCAATTTGCGCGTGGCGGTAGGGGAACCGCGCGAGGTGGTGCTGCGCGGCAGCATCGATTTCTAG
- a CDS encoding class I SAM-dependent methyltransferase — MLNATRLQLKNHFSYLQQFMASPRTIGTLAPSSPWLCQAMLNQVEWTRALSIAELGAADGVLTKRILGRMRADAALEAFEIQPNFVHRLRNIDDRRLQVMARSAEEMEADYDVVFSCLPLLSIPIRISIRILQQARRRLLARSGTLVLFQYSHLSEKLLSRYFHWKRVRVVRNFPPALVYICTPR, encoded by the coding sequence ATGTTAAATGCGACCCGGCTGCAACTGAAGAACCACTTTTCCTATCTCCAGCAGTTTATGGCTTCACCGCGCACCATTGGCACGTTGGCGCCTTCTTCGCCCTGGCTGTGCCAGGCGATGCTGAATCAGGTCGAGTGGACCCGGGCGCTGTCGATCGCAGAGCTGGGCGCGGCGGACGGCGTGCTCACCAAACGTATTTTGGGGCGCATGCGGGCCGATGCCGCGCTGGAGGCGTTTGAGATCCAGCCCAACTTCGTGCATCGGCTGCGCAATATCGACGATCGCCGGCTGCAGGTGATGGCGCGCTCGGCGGAGGAAATGGAGGCCGATTACGACGTGGTGTTCTCCTGCCTGCCGCTGCTGTCGATCCCGATCAGGATCAGCATACGCATTCTGCAGCAGGCGCGGCGGCGCTTGCTGGCGCGCAGCGGCACGCTGGTGCTGTTCCAGTACAGCCATCTGTCGGAAAAGCTGCTGTCGCGCTACTTCCACTGGAAACGCGTGCGGGTGGTGCGCAACTTTCCGCCGGCGTTGGTGTATATCTGCACCCCGCGCTAG
- a CDS encoding DUF2076 domain-containing protein gives MQSEEQRLIDGLFGRLKEAETKTGPRDLQAEQQINQHIREQPSAPYYMAQAMIIQEAALKQLDQRVKDLEAQIAQLQQNGHGQQSSGGFLAGLFGGGSRSAPSPREQLQAQQQNNAAWNGQPQGGYAPQQQPAYAQPQQAAPSRAGGFLGGALQTAAGVAGGVVLADMLTGMFRHSQPQEIVNIIDETPAPVDDSAMRNFDASNNLDTFNNGDGSFLNQDNGFQNADYQNDDSDFADDYSDDDDSFI, from the coding sequence ATGCAATCCGAAGAACAACGTCTTATTGATGGTCTGTTTGGCCGCCTGAAAGAAGCCGAGACCAAGACGGGCCCGAGGGATCTCCAGGCAGAGCAGCAAATCAACCAGCACATCCGCGAGCAGCCCTCCGCCCCTTACTATATGGCGCAGGCGATGATCATTCAGGAAGCGGCGTTGAAGCAGCTGGATCAGCGGGTTAAGGATCTGGAGGCTCAGATTGCCCAGCTGCAGCAAAACGGCCATGGCCAACAGAGCAGCGGCGGTTTCCTGGCCGGCCTGTTCGGTGGCGGCAGCCGCAGTGCGCCAAGCCCGCGCGAGCAACTTCAGGCGCAGCAACAAAACAACGCGGCGTGGAACGGCCAACCGCAGGGGGGTTATGCGCCGCAGCAGCAGCCGGCATACGCCCAGCCGCAGCAGGCGGCGCCCTCGCGCGCCGGCGGCTTCCTCGGCGGCGCGTTGCAAACCGCAGCCGGGGTGGCCGGCGGGGTGGTATTGGCCGACATGCTGACCGGCATGTTCCGCCATTCGCAGCCGCAGGAGATCGTTAACATCATCGACGAAACGCCGGCGCCGGTGGACGACAGCGCGATGCGTAATTTCGACGCTTCCAACAATCTCGACACCTTCAACAACGGCGACGGCAGCTTCCTGAACCAGGATAACGGCTTCCAGAACGCGGACTATCAGAACGACGACTCTGATTTCGCCGACGACTACAGCGACGACGACGATTCGTTTATCTGA
- a CDS encoding class I SAM-dependent methyltransferase — protein sequence MSISHSHKNAVDRQFGEQANAYLTSAVHAQGQDLQRLARLLEPHAEARLLDLGCGAGHASFTAAARVAQVMAYDLSAQMLAVVGQAAADKGLANIQLQQGVAEALPFEDASFEVVISRYSAHHWHDVGRALREVKRVLKPGGKAIFMDVVSPGHPLLDIYLQTVEVLRDTSHVRNYAPGEWLALLTEAGLVVREVTSDRLYLEFSSWVARMRTPEHFVTAIRALQQAASDEVAGHFAIQPDGSFTSDIMMFEAVKG from the coding sequence ATGAGCATCAGCCACAGCCATAAAAATGCGGTAGACCGTCAGTTTGGCGAACAAGCCAACGCTTATTTAACCAGCGCGGTACATGCGCAGGGGCAGGATCTGCAGCGCCTGGCGCGCCTGCTGGAGCCGCATGCCGAAGCCCGGCTGCTCGATCTGGGCTGCGGCGCCGGGCACGCCAGCTTCACGGCGGCGGCCAGGGTCGCGCAGGTGATGGCCTACGATTTGTCGGCGCAGATGCTGGCGGTGGTCGGCCAGGCGGCGGCGGACAAAGGCCTGGCCAATATTCAGCTGCAGCAGGGCGTGGCGGAGGCGTTGCCGTTCGAAGACGCCAGCTTCGAGGTGGTGATCAGCCGTTATTCCGCTCACCACTGGCACGATGTGGGCCGGGCGCTGCGCGAAGTCAAACGGGTGCTGAAGCCGGGCGGCAAAGCGATCTTTATGGACGTGGTGTCGCCCGGGCATCCGCTGCTGGATATTTACCTGCAGACCGTCGAAGTGCTGCGCGATACCTCGCACGTACGCAATTACGCCCCCGGCGAATGGCTGGCGCTGCTGACCGAGGCCGGGCTGGTGGTGCGGGAGGTGACTTCCGATCGGCTGTATCTGGAGTTCAGCAGTTGGGTGGCGCGCATGCGCACCCCGGAGCATTTCGTTACGGCGATCCGCGCGCTGCAGCAGGCGGCGTCCGACGAAGTAGCCGGGCATTTCGCCATCCAGCCGGACGGATCTTTTACCAGCGACATCATGATGTTTGAAGCGGTGAAGGGCTAA